The sequence AGCAGCTTGCCCGTGTAGGACATGAAGTGGTTGTATTTGAGAAGAATGACCGTATTGGTGGCCTGATGCGTTATGGCATCCCGAACTTCAAGTTCGAAAAGTCCGTGATTGATCGTCGCATGGGTCAGATGCGAGCAGAAGGCGTGGAGTTCCGTGTGAACTCTGCTGTGGGTGATAATGTATCAGCCAAGGATCTGGTTAACGATTTCGATGCTGTCGTTCTCTCCGGCGGTTCCGAGAAGCCACGTGACCTGCCGGTTCCTGGCCGTGAACTCAATGGCGTTCATTTCGCCATGGAGTTCCTGACCAAGAACACCAAACGCGTTCTCGGTGATGATATCCCTGAAGATGAATTTATCTCTGCAGCCGGTAAACACGTCGTTGTTATCGGTGGTGGTGATACCGGTTCTGACTGCATTGGAACCTCTGTCCGTCACGGCGCTGAATCTGTTACCCAGATTGAAATTCTGCCGAAACCAGAAGCTGTTCCGAACAAGCTCGTCACATGGCCAAACTGGCCGATGAAACTTCGCACCTCCACATCTCAGGAAGAGGGTTGCGAGCGTGACTGGGAAGTTTCCACTAAACGTTTCATCGGCGATGCTGATGGCAATCTGCAGGCTGTTGAATGCGTTCGTGTTGAATGGACACAGGAAAATGGCCAGTGGAAGCTGAACGAGATCGAAGGCTCTGAATTCGAACTGCCTGCACAGCTGGTTACATTGGCCATGGGTTTTGTGCATCCTGTTCATGAAGGCATGCTGGAAGAACTGGGTGTTGAAAAAGATGGTCGAGGTAACGTGGTTGCCTCTGACACTGACTATGCAACCAGCCTTGATAAGGTGTTTGCTGCCGGTGACATGCGTCGTGGTCAGTCACTGGTTGTCTGGGCCATCCGTGAAGGCCGTCAGTGCGCACGTGCTGTGGATGAGTTCCTGATGGGTTCAACCACCCTGCCCCACTAAATTAGGGCATACCAACCTGAAACGAAGGGCCGCTATATGCGGCCTTTTTTTTTATACTCATCTATTATTTTTGGGAGAGATAAATACCGTTCTTGTTTAGCATGTATCGGGTCAATGTTACCCAAGCAGGGCTCAGAAGCAGCGTTAAGGAGATCACAGCTATAATAAGCTGATAGGATGCCTCCACAATCACCCCTGCATGCATGCCGACCGCCGCCAGCACGAAAGCAAACTCACCAATCTGTGCAAGTAGTGCACCGGCATAGATACTATCCCCCCAGCAGCTACCAAGGCCCTTCAATATCAGAGCGTTGATTGCCATATTGGTAACAAATACAGCAAGCACCAGCAGGGAAATCTGTAGCCAGTTTTGCAGAATAAGGGAAATATCCACTAGCATGCCTACGGAGACAAAAAACAGTGCCACAAAGATCACCCTGAAAGGCTCAAGGCTGTGATGAACCCACTGTGTCTCTCTTGCGGCACCAATAATCATGCCGCCAATAAAGGCCCCCAATGCCGTGGATAGACTAAACATGCCGGTAAGCATACCAAGTCCCAGGCAGGTGATCATGGCTGCAAAAACCTGTAGTTCGTGGTCACCCTTAATCCATCGAGCCAGCGGCAATTGAATCTTCCCATGATAAACGATCCAGGAAAACAGGCTAATCATGGCGACACCGCCGACCAGCTGCATGGTAAACTCTCCTGCTTCGATCTCTTTTCCACCAATCAGGCTCACAACAATCAGCATCGGAATAATGGCCAAGTCCTGAGTCAGCAGAATACCCAGTGAATTTTGCCCAACTGGGGTCTCCATCTCACCCCAATCCTGTAACAATTTCAGCACAACTGCTGTGCTGCTCAGGCTGATTACAAAGCCGAACAGTACTGTTTTTCCCATACTCCAGCCAAACCATTCCCCCAATAGCCAGATTACGCCAACACTGATAACAATCTGCAACAGGGTTCCCAGTAGGGCGACACGCCAGTTGCTGATCAGTCGCTGCGGAGAGACCTCCATGCCGACAAAGAACAGCAGCAGCACTACACCAAAGGCACCGAGCCTTTCAAGTAACACCTTATCAGTGATTAGGCCGAGCAGTTCAGGCCCCAGACAGACACCAGCCAGCAGGTAACCCACCACGTGAGGCTGATTCAACAATCGCAGGGTCAGACCAAGCAGAAAGATCACCAGAAGCACGACCACTAACGCTGGCAATGCCGGATCCATATGCATGCTATTTGCCCTCCCGGTACAGCCAGTTACGCAGAAGTATTGGAACAACAAGCGTAGTCAGCAAACTCATAAGAACAATGGCTACATACGCCGGCTGCGCTATCACTCCACTCTGCAGTGCCAGCAGCGCAACAACCATTGCCACCTCACCCCTTGGCATCATGCCAACCCCGATAATAAGAGACTCCCTGATTTTAATACCCATCAACCAGGCAGGGACTCCGCAGCCGATGAGTTTGGAAATAATTGCCATGCTGGTAAGAGCCAGTGTAAACCAGACCAGTTCTGTATCGAAAGCGCGTATATCAGCAAGCACGCCTAGAGAAATAAAGAATATCGAACCGAATACAATGCGCAGATACTCAGCCCCCTCCCTGAAAGAGCGGCTATGGCGCAGTTTGATAGCCTCCAGCGATACGCCTGCAACAAATGCACCGACAATGGCGGAGAGGCCGATCATTTCAGCGACCATGGCATAAAGAAAGGCGATCATCATCACTGCCGCAAACACAAAATCCGGATAACGTCTGGCGAAATCGGTCTCATCTACTCGAATGATTAATCGGCCAAAAACGAACACCCCCATGGCTGCGCCAACAACAAGAAATAGCACAGCAGCAAAGACGGATTGCATAATCATTGAAACAGTAAAAGAGCCTTCTGCCAGTTGAATGGCAACCGAAAGAGCCAGCAGTGCAAGAATATCATCAAGGATTGCCGCACCAATAATGGCCTTGGCAGTTTCAGATTGCAGTTTACCCAGTTCGCGCAAGACGTCAGCGGTAATGGCGATACTGGTTGCAGTCAGGGCCACCCCCAACAAAATAGCCATGTCGCGTGCACTGATGTTTATACTTCTCGTGCTTATCGGCACGGCCATAGGCTGGTTGCTGCGTGGCCACATGCTGCATCAGACCCAGAGGCAGGAGAGAAAAGATGGGTAGTAGATATTGGATGATATATTGACCTTCTTCCGGTTACACTTCTGAACGTACAGAGTCGCCCCCAATTAGGAGAGTTGTATGCTAGATAGTTTTCAAAACAACTATGAGACATGGCTAAGCCATCTCACGACAGCTGACTTCTGGTGGCAGTTTGCGGTACTCTGCCTAGCAATAATTTCAGCACTGTATGTACAGCGGCTGATGAACCGGATCGCGGGACAATTGAAAGGCGAAGGCCCCAGCCACCTGCGTAAACTTTCAATTAAAGGCGTTGAAAGAATCCAATTTCCGTTTTCAATGCTGATAGTCACATTGATCGGGCAGTCCATACTGATCAACCTTGGTTTTAATACGCCGCTTTTAGCCTTGGCTACACCCCTTCTTATCTCTCTGGCTGCTATCCGTTTTCTGATCTTCATACTGCGCAAGGGGTTCGCTCCCAGCCCGCTGGTTAAGGCCTGGGAAAACATCATCAGTTCATCCATCTGGATAATCGTCGCGCTGCACCTGCTTGGCTGGCTTCCTGATGTTCTGGCCGCACTCGATGGACTTGCATTCAGTCTCGGTGACGCCCGGATCTCCTTATTGCTGGCACTTAAACTGATTATCACCATTGTATTCTTCTGGATCGTAGCGCTCTGGCTGGCCAACTTCATAGAGCAGAGGCTCAGTAATTTCGAGCACTTCAGTCTCAGCGCCAGGGTGGCACTGGCCAAAACCAGTAAATTCCTGCTGATTGCCATCGCCATCTTTGTCGGCCTTGATGCTGCAGGTGTGGATTTGACTGCACTGACTGTCTTCAGCGGTGCTGTGGGGGTCGGCATCGGTTTTGGCCTGCAGCGCATCTCCAGTAACTTTATCAGTGGTTTTATTCTGCTCTTTGACCGCTCCATTAAACCCGGGGACGTGATCACCGTTCGCGATAAGTTTGGCTGGGTTCAGGAGCTCAGGGCCCGCTATATTGTTGTGCGTGACCGTGATGGTGTGGAAACACTTATTCCGAATGAGAATCTGGTAACATCGGAAGTGATCAACTGGAGTTATACCGATCCGGACATTCGCATGAAACTGCCTGTGCAGATCAGTTACAACGATGATCCAGAAGAGGCGATGAGGCTAATGCTGGAGTGCGCCAAGGCTTCGCCTCGTGTGCAGGATGACCCTGTTCCGCTGACTCGTCTCATGGAGTTTGGTGACAACGGCATCCTTCTGGAACTACGCATCTGGATTCTTGATCCGGAAAACGGCCTTGGCGGAGTGCGTTCCGAGGTGAACCTAGCAATCTGGCGTGCCTTCAAAAAGGCGGGCATCACGATCCCTTACCCACAACGTGATATTCACATCAAGGATGAACGCATACCGCATGCGCCTAAACAGGAGAGAATAGATGAATAAGGTATTACTTGGCTGGCGCGAGTGGGTCTCACTGCCTGAGCTCGGCATTGATGCAGTCAAGGCAAAGGTGGATTCCGGCGCCCGAAGTTCTGCGCTGCACACCTTTGAACTGGAAACGTTCAGTGAAGGTGGCATTGCCAAGGTGCGTTTCAGTATCCACCCATACCAGCATGATACGACCATCGTGAAAACATGCGTTGCAGAACTGCTTGATGAACGTAATGTTACCGACTCTGGCGGTCACACCGAGCTGCGCCCTGTCATTTCAACGCAGCTGTTGCTTGGTGGCGTCAGGAAAAAGATAGAGATCACCCTGACCAACCGTGAAAACATGAAATTCAGAATGTTGCTGGGGCGTACAGCCATGGTTGGCGATTTCCTCATTGATCCGGAGCACTCCTACCTGTTAGGCAGTGCTGAAGCCATACAACAATAAAAGGAAGAAACTTATGAAAATAGCTATCCTGTCACGCAATCCAAAGCTCTACTCAACCCGACGCCTGGTTGAAGCTGCCATAGAGCGTGGCCATGAGGTACAGGTGTTTGATCATCTTCGCTGCTACATGAATATCACCTCAATGCGTCCATCGATCCACTATAAGGGTGCGAAACTGGAAGGCTTTGATGCCGTGATTCCCCGTATTGGCGCCTCGGTAACCTTTTATGGTACAGCAGTGCTCAGGCAGTTTGAGATGATGGGTGTCTACCCTCTGAATGAGTCCGTCGCCATCTCCCGCTCTCGCGACAAGCTGCGTTCGGTGCAATTGCTTGCCCGTAAAGGCATAGGTCTGCCTGTAACCGGCTTTGCCCGTAATCCCGATGATATCGATGATCTGCTTAACTCTGTCGGTGGCAGCAAATTTGTCATCAAGCTGCTGGAGGGCACACAGGGTATCGGCGTGGTGCTGGCAGAAAACAAGAAAGCTGCTGAAAGTGTGATTGAGGCCTTCTTCGGCCTGAATGCCAATATTCTGGTGCAGGAGTTTATTGAAGAGGCAGGTGGTGCCGATATCCGCTGCCTTGTTGTTGATGGTAAAGTGGTTGCAGCGATGAAACGACAGGGTAAAGAGGGTGAATTCCGCTCCAACCTGCATCGTGGCGGCAGTGCCGAGGTAGTACGCATCACACCTGAAGAGCGCTCTACCGCAGTGCGTGCAGCAGCCATCATGGGACTGAATGTGGCGGGTGTCGACCTGCTGCGCTCCAATCACGGACCGGTGGTAATGGAGGTGAACTCTTCCCCCGGCCTGGAAGGTATTGAGCGGGCAACCGGCAAAGATGTCGCAGGCATGATTATCGGATGCATAGAAAAAAATGCCAAAGTCGGTAAAACAAGCACACGGGGTAAAGGGTGAGCGAACCTTTTCTGATAGCCGGTCAGGAGGTCAAACCGGGTAGCCGGGAAATTATAGAGTTTCCGCTGCCACCCCTTTCAACCCACTCCGATCTCGAGATGCCGATCCATGTAATTCGCGGCAAGAAAAGCGGGCCTTGCCTGCTGGTATGTGCCGCACTACATGGTGATGAGATCAATGGTATTGAGATCATTCGCCGCCTTGTTGGGCTGAAAACGATCGCAAATCTGCGTGGCACACTCATCGCTATTCCGATTGTGAATGTCTACGGCTTTATCCATATGAGCCGTTATCTGCCAGATCGGCGCGACCTTAACCGCTCGTTTCCAGGATCGGAAAAGGGCTCGCTTGCCGCACGTCTGGCCAACCTGTTCATGCAGGAGATTGTCTCAAAGGCGACGCATGGCATCGATCTGCACACGGCAGCCATTCACCGGGATAATTTCCCTCAGATTAGAGCCAGTCTCGAGTCTGAGGAAACACTGGCTCTCGCAGAGGCATTTCGCGCGCCCCTAATTATTGATGCTGCCCTGCGGCCGGGTACGATTCGAGAAGCGGCAGTAGCCAGAGGCATTCCATGGCTAGTATACGAAGCAGGTGAAGCTCTTCGCTTTGATGAGGTAAGCATTCGCGCCGGGGTTCGCGGCATTGTTAATGTCATGCGTGCAATAGAGATGCTTCCCAAGCAGCAAAGTAAAAAAACATTTCTTCCCCGTATCGTTAAATCCAATGCTTGGATTCGCGCACCACAGAGTGGCATTTTACGCCTCACAGTAAAATTGGGCGCCTGCGTCAACAGAGATGATATTCTGGGTTATGTATCTGATCCCTATGGCGAAAACCAGACGCAGATCATCGCCCCCAATACCGGCATCATCATTGGTCGCACCAACCTTCCTCTTGTGCATGAAGGTGATGCGCTTGTTCACCTAGCTCGTTTCCGCAACACAGGAAATGCATCTGAAGCAGTGGACGTATTCCAGTCCGAACTTGAACCTTCTGAAGTAGAAAGCCTGTCCGGTACAACCCCCATCACCTGATAAGGCCATATCGGTTTCCACTGCCCCTTTTTTCATTCAGTTTTCGGAAATGAACCAGAACCTTCTCGATATTGTTAAACAGGCTACAGGCGCATCTGATGCGACTCAGGGGGAGATTATCCAGTCTCTCTGGAGTGGTTACGGGGAGATTGTGCGTATTCAGCTAAAAGGCGCACCTGTGCAGAGCGTTGTGCTTAAACATGTGCGCTTCCCTACCGAGGCGGATCATCCCCGTGGCTGGCACTCAGACCTCTCGCATGCGCGCAAGGTAAAATCCTATGATGTCGAGATGGCCTGGTATGACCAGTGGAGCAGCCGCTGTAGTGATGGCTTCCCTGTTCCACACTGTTATTTTGCGGCAACACTGGCTGATGACGAGCATGTGATGGTACTTGAAGACCTAGATGCTTCCGGTTATCCACTACGCAGGCATGAGATGGATCGGCCTGCTGTGGAACTCTGCCTGAAGTGGCTGGCCAACTTCCACGCCACCTTTATGGGTGAAACACCGAGGCTGCTTTGGGAAACCGGCACCTACTGGCACCTGGCCACCCGTCCTGATGAACTGGAAGCCACTGATGATCCCGCCCTGAAACAGGCAGCGGCTGCCATTGATGCCGAACTGAACAACTGCCGGTTTAAAACATTCGTTCATGGCGATGCCAAAATCGCCAACTTCTGCTTCTCAGCTGACAGCAAACAGGTCGCTGCTGTTGACTTCCAGTATGTCGGTGGTGGCTGCGGCATGAAGGATGTCATCTACCTCCTTGGCAGCTGCCTTGATGAATATTTATGTGAAGCCTGGGAGCACGAACTTCTTGATTTCTACTTTAATGAACTGAAGCAAGCTATTGATATGCAAGGCAAATCTACAGATTGGAAAGCACTGGAATTAGAGTGGCGCGCCCTCTTTCCGATCGCCTGGGTCGACTTTAACCGTTTCCTCGCTGGCTGGATGCCCGGCCACTGGAAGATCAACAGCTACAGCCGTCGCCTGACATCAGAGGTCATAACCCGCCTGAATTCGTCTGCTAGTTGATAGAAGGGGTAGCACAATCAGGGTGCGGGAACTTCCTTATAGGTATCCAGTGGCTTGTGACAGATCGGGCATGCATCTTTCGGAAGCTCCATCACGGTAGCGCCACAGTTCTGATTCACATAGTAAGTGCTCTTGTTTTCGCGAAACCTCTCTAGCAGAATACTGAAAAAGAAGCCTGTTCCGCTCTTGATCTCCTTGATCAGTTCACGGTGCTGCCGCTCCGCCTCCCATGCATAATTGATATACTCCATTGCTTCCTTGTGCTTCTCTGGAGCGACACGGCTAATATATTGAGGATACTCCTTATCGATCTCGGAGAGTTCCACATTGGTCGCATATTTCAGGTTATCCTGAGTGGTCGAAGCCTTAATTGTGCTGACATCAACCTCTGGCACCTTGGCACCGAGACCCACCAGAATCAGACTGAAGTTTCTTTCATGCACCGCTTCTGACGCGGCTATCGACTTGAACAGATGAGCGATATTGGTATGCCCGTCAGCCTTGGCCGTATCGGAAAAAAGTTGATAGCGGTGACGCGCACGCACCTCATTGCCATAAAGAGTCTGCAACACGGCAATGGTTTCGGGGTATTGCTCTAGCTGTTCTTGTTCAATCTTCTCTATCAAGCCCTCTTCAGCCTGTAGAACGGGGATGCTGCCGATAAAGGCAAACATAGCAGCAATGATCAGAGTCGCTGCAGCAGAAATGTGCCGAGGACAGTTCATGGGTCGATCATACACCCTTTTCGTTTTTTATTGCAACAATGGCCCAGCACTATTCGTTCACTAAAGCTTTCAGGGCAGGCCATCTCTATCAGTTCTATATTCAGCCATATTGTCTCTTCTTCTGCCTATGCAAAGCAACATGTTAATTCATCGGCTATAATATCAAAGAGCATTCAGACCAATGCATTGGCAGGAGGAAGTTATGAACAGAAGCTTTATATTTACCCTTTCACTATTGATATTTCTGCCCTTAGTCAGTGGCTGCATGCTGCTGGTTGCCGGTGGTGCCGGCGCCGGCTCTGTTGCCTATATCAAGGGCGACCTCAATGCCAATCTTGAGGCATCATTGAATCGATCGGTTGCCGCCACAAACCGGGCAGTGAGAAGCCTGAGATATGCCAAGATCAGCGAGGCAACCGATGCCTACTCGAGCCATATCATCGCCCGTACAGCCAGCGACAAAAAAATCGATATCATGCTGAAAAAGGCAACCGAGCGCACAACACACATCTCGATCAGGGTTGGCATGTTCGGCGATGAGGACATCTCAAACGCCATCTTAAGTGAGATCAATAAACGCTTGTAAATAAAAGGGTATTACCCTCTGTTTCAGTCGGGCGTATTAGCGCTTTCAAACTCCCCTTTCATCTTCTGAAGGTGGCCATAGATGACCAGTTCATCCCCCTCCTGAAGCGGCTCCCGCATCTGACGGGCAGGCAGCCAGGAGTGGTCGCGTTCGATACCGAGAATCAGAACTCCTTTGCGCGCCGATCCTATCTCTATAATCGACTGGCCCAGCAGGGGCGATTCAGCACCAACCTCCAGCTTAACCAGGCCGTATCCGTCAGCAAGGTGAAGCAGCTCCTCAACCGGCTCGAATTCAAAAAAAAGCTTTTGCCTTAACAGTCTCTCTATTAACGCCTCCCAGTGCCCCATCAGACCTGAGCTGCGGGCGATCAGGTAGATGACAATGATTCCCACGACCAGGATCAGTGCGGCCTTGGGCAGCGTCTGACTTGAGGTCGTAGCAAAGGTAGTTGTCGCGCCGACGATGACTGTTGCCACACCTGCATAGCCGCCAATCATCAAGATGCTTATGATTTTGCGGCGAATCGGGTGATTGACGACGCGCTCGGCCTCCCGAGTTGTAAAGCCTGTGGCAGTAAAGGCCGAAAGCGCTTGAAATTTCGCCTGCTCATAGCGCATGCCGGTCAGCACAAGCATGATCGCACCGGCACGCACAAAGAGCATGGAAACAAGAATAGCCAGTAGCGTCGGAGCAAGAAAATAGAGACCTTCCATCGAGTCACCTCTTACAGCAGAGCCTTACACAAGTGATCGGACACATTGCTATTATAGATGATTATTTCCTTACCGGATGGATTCAACGCATGGATCCTCCCTGTTTTGATGATATTCGCTGCGCCTTCGACAGCATCAGAAACAGGGGACGAAAAAAAAGGGTTAAACCGGAAGGGTTTTGCGTCAGATTTCGCCGCATGAGCCGAGACGTCATCTACACCTCCGAAATTCACAGCAATGGTTTTGTCTTTGATGACAAGGTTGCCTCCGTTTTTGCCGACATGATTGGCCGCTCCGTACCGGGTTACGGCCAGACACTGCAGATGGTTGAGCTGCTGGCCCATCAGTTTGCGCAAGCAGAGAGCAACCTCTACGACCTCGGCTGCTCACTCGGTGCGGCTACGATGGCACTTTCCCGAGGCAGTGCAGGCAAAGACTGCAGGGTGATCGGCATCGACAACTCCCCTGCCATGGTCGAACGCTGTAAAGGGATGTTAAAGGATGAACCGGTTGAGATCCTCTGTCAGGACATTCTCGATACCGCGATTGAAAACGCATCGGTGGTTGTTCTGAACTTCGTGCTGCAGTTCATAGAGCGTGAAGAGCGTCTGCAACTGCTGAAAAAGATTCAACAGGGTTTAAGGCCCGGTGGTGTGCTGATAATCTCTGAGAAGATCGCTTTTGTTGATGAGGCGGAGAGCCGTCGACAGATCGAACTGCATGAAGCTTTTAAGCGGGCGCAGGGTTATTCTGAGCTTGAGATAAGCCGCAAGCGTTCGGCACTGGAGAATGTACTGGTTCCGGAACCACTGGATGTCCACCATCACCGTCTGAAACAGGCCGGATTCTCTGCTTCCAATACATGGTTCCAGTGTTTCAATTTCGCCTCGATGATTGCCTTCAAATGAAAGAGTACAAAGAGAGAGAAGCGGCCATTCTCAAAGCGCAGATGGAAAATTCCATATTGTCCGATTTTTCCGATGACCTGATGCCACTTTATGAACAGGGGTGGCATAAAATCCTCAAGCACGGCGACCTGGGGCGCTGGCAAAGCGGTTTTGATGCGTTACCCGACCTCACCCCCTCCGTTGTCGACTTCAACCGCTCAGCGCTAAAAATCGGGCTACCTGAAGATACCGATCTAACCCATGAGCAGATCGAAACGGCACTGAAACAGATGCACCCATGGCGCAAGGGGCCATTTGAGATCTTCGGTGTTCATATCGACACCGAATGGCGTTCAGACTGGAAGTGGGATCGACTGGCCGAGGCCATCTCCCCACTTGAAGGGCGCACCATCCTCGATGTTGGATGCGGCTCGGGCTACCACCTCTGGCGTATGCTTGCTGCCGGTGCAAAACTGGTAGTTGGTATCGACCCCACCCCACTCTTCTCGATGCATTTCGCTACGATCAAACGCTACAGCCCGAATGCCCCGGCCTTTATTCTGCCCGTCGGTATTGAACATATGCCCGCCGACATGGGCTGCTTCGACACGATCTTTTCAATGGGCATTCTCTACCACCGCAAGTCGCCGATTGACCACCTTCTCGATTTGAAAGGCCTGCTGTGTGAAGGTGGAGAGCTGGTGATTGATACACTGGTAGTCGAAGGCGATGAGCATAACTGCCTGATGCCACACGGGCGTTATGCCAAGATGCGCAATGTCTGGTTTATACCCAGTGTGGCGATGCTGGAAATATGGCTCAAACGTGCCGGATTCAAGGATATTTCAGTGGTCGATATCTGCCCGACCACGGTGGATGAGCAGCGTGGAACGGAGTGGATGACATTCGAATCGCTACCCGACTTCCTCGATCCGAACGATTCCAGCCTGACCATCGAAGGCTACCCTGCCCCGATCCGAGCCGTTCTCACCGCAAAAAAATAGGCACAAGCAGCACTCGCCCGCCGCGCGATAGCCCTTCTTAACAATTCGGCAGACAAAAAAAATGGGCAGGTTTACACCCGCCCACTTTAATAAGTCACAATTGTAATCCTTAAGGAAGGACGGAAACCTTCGTCATTACATCACCCTGACGAATGTCATCAACGGCCTGCATGCCTTCGATGACCTGCCCGAAGATGGTGTACTGACCATCCAGATGCGGTGTGTCACCAAAGCAGATATAGAACTGGCTGCCTGCTGAATCAGGGTTGGCTGAACGCGCCATGGCGAGGGTACCGCGCACATGTTTTCGCTCGTTGAACTCAGCTTTGACCGAGTAACCGGGGCCGCCCATACCAGTGCCATCAGGATCGCCGCCCTGTGCCATAAAGCCTGCAATCACACGATGGAATGTCAGGCCGTCGTAGTAGTTCTTGCCTGCCAGAGCCTTGAAGTTGGCTACGGTGTTCGGTGCTGTGTCCGGATAAAGCTCGATCAGGATATCACCCTTCTCAGTCTCAATCTTAATGTGATTGCCTTCCGGAATATCCTTATCGCCTGCTTTTGGTGCTGTTGTGAAAATTCCCACTCTGTTCTCCTCTATGTTCTGGCTCTGAGCCACATCGAGCTGATTGATATAAACCAGTCCCGCAAAGGCCAGCCCCGTTATGATATACAAACTTCTCTTTTTCATTCGCTTCTGGATCTCACTCACCGGTAGATCTCCTGTGCGGAGGGCAGTATCCGGACCGGATGCAGCACCATATGTTTCAGGCCTGCCTTCACTGTTCCTGTACCGAGCAGTGTTTGCCCCTCAAAAACAGCGACATCCCGCTCACTCTCATCATCGGATGTGGATTTAAGCTGTAGCCGCTGCCCATTCAGGAAGCGTTTCGCCTCATCTATCGAGATCTCAAGGCGGGAAAGGTTGCGCAACCACGAAGCCAAAGGCAAGAGACAGCCCTCTTTTTGCTCATGCAGCTGCTCGATCGTCACCATCATCTGTTGTGGCCAGCCGCCGGTGGAGAGACGCCTTAGTTCAGTCACACAGCCGCCCAGGCCAAGGCTCTTACCAATATCCCGAGCCAGTGAGCGAATGTAGGTACCCTTGCTGCAACTCA comes from Mariprofundus aestuarium and encodes:
- a CDS encoding phosphotransferase; the encoded protein is MNQNLLDIVKQATGASDATQGEIIQSLWSGYGEIVRIQLKGAPVQSVVLKHVRFPTEADHPRGWHSDLSHARKVKSYDVEMAWYDQWSSRCSDGFPVPHCYFAATLADDEHVMVLEDLDASGYPLRRHEMDRPAVELCLKWLANFHATFMGETPRLLWETGTYWHLATRPDELEATDDPALKQAAAAIDAELNNCRFKTFVHGDAKIANFCFSADSKQVAAVDFQYVGGGCGMKDVIYLLGSCLDEYLCEAWEHELLDFYFNELKQAIDMQGKSTDWKALELEWRALFPIAWVDFNRFLAGWMPGHWKINSYSRRLTSEVITRLNSSAS
- a CDS encoding rubrerythrin family protein, whose amino-acid sequence is MNCPRHISAAATLIIAAMFAFIGSIPVLQAEEGLIEKIEQEQLEQYPETIAVLQTLYGNEVRARHRYQLFSDTAKADGHTNIAHLFKSIAASEAVHERNFSLILVGLGAKVPEVDVSTIKASTTQDNLKYATNVELSEIDKEYPQYISRVAPEKHKEAMEYINYAWEAERQHRELIKEIKSGTGFFFSILLERFRENKSTYYVNQNCGATVMELPKDACPICHKPLDTYKEVPAP
- a CDS encoding DUF3568 family protein yields the protein MNRSFIFTLSLLIFLPLVSGCMLLVAGGAGAGSVAYIKGDLNANLEASLNRSVAATNRAVRSLRYAKISEATDAYSSHIIARTASDKKIDIMLKKATERTTHISIRVGMFGDEDISNAILSEINKRL
- a CDS encoding TrkA C-terminal domain-containing protein, which codes for MEGLYFLAPTLLAILVSMLFVRAGAIMLVLTGMRYEQAKFQALSAFTATGFTTREAERVVNHPIRRKIISILMIGGYAGVATVIVGATTTFATTSSQTLPKAALILVVGIIVIYLIARSSGLMGHWEALIERLLRQKLFFEFEPVEELLHLADGYGLVKLEVGAESPLLGQSIIEIGSARKGVLILGIERDHSWLPARQMREPLQEGDELVIYGHLQKMKGEFESANTPD
- the cmoA gene encoding carboxy-S-adenosyl-L-methionine synthase CmoA, coding for MSRDVIYTSEIHSNGFVFDDKVASVFADMIGRSVPGYGQTLQMVELLAHQFAQAESNLYDLGCSLGAATMALSRGSAGKDCRVIGIDNSPAMVERCKGMLKDEPVEILCQDILDTAIENASVVVLNFVLQFIEREERLQLLKKIQQGLRPGGVLIISEKIAFVDEAESRRQIELHEAFKRAQGYSELEISRKRSALENVLVPEPLDVHHHRLKQAGFSASNTWFQCFNFASMIAFK
- the cmoB gene encoding tRNA 5-methoxyuridine(34)/uridine 5-oxyacetic acid(34) synthase CmoB, encoding MKEYKEREAAILKAQMENSILSDFSDDLMPLYEQGWHKILKHGDLGRWQSGFDALPDLTPSVVDFNRSALKIGLPEDTDLTHEQIETALKQMHPWRKGPFEIFGVHIDTEWRSDWKWDRLAEAISPLEGRTILDVGCGSGYHLWRMLAAGAKLVVGIDPTPLFSMHFATIKRYSPNAPAFILPVGIEHMPADMGCFDTIFSMGILYHRKSPIDHLLDLKGLLCEGGELVIDTLVVEGDEHNCLMPHGRYAKMRNVWFIPSVAMLEIWLKRAGFKDISVVDICPTTVDEQRGTEWMTFESLPDFLDPNDSSLTIEGYPAPIRAVLTAKK
- a CDS encoding peptidylprolyl isomerase, whose protein sequence is MSEIQKRMKKRSLYIITGLAFAGLVYINQLDVAQSQNIEENRVGIFTTAPKAGDKDIPEGNHIKIETEKGDILIELYPDTAPNTVANFKALAGKNYYDGLTFHRVIAGFMAQGGDPDGTGMGGPGYSVKAEFNERKHVRGTLAMARSANPDSAGSQFYICFGDTPHLDGQYTIFGQVIEGMQAVDDIRQGDVMTKVSVLP